A region of Paralichthys olivaceus isolate ysfri-2021 chromosome 24, ASM2471397v2, whole genome shotgun sequence DNA encodes the following proteins:
- the creg1 gene encoding protein CREG1 gives MSAAGRVVCALLLGLLWFSCSGARGGLQLRIPPHEQLARVARFISHQCDWASMATISSHSPLEGRPFSNSFSVSDGPRGSSSGVPYLYLTRMEVSVQDLQVNPAASLSMTLAQTDYCRQQSFDPQSPLCARVLLSGSVVQVNDTEAEFAKKSLFSRHPEMIDWPTDHNWFFAKFNITQVWVLDYFGGVKTVTPEEYFQATPYRKHH, from the exons ATGAGCGCTGCTGGCCGGGTTGTGTGTGCGCTGCTCCTCGGCCTCCTCTGGTTCTCCTGCTCCGGGGCCCGGGGCGGACTCCAGCTCCGGATCCCGCCTCACGAGCAGCTGGCCCGGGTCGCCCGCTTCATCTCGCACCAGTGTGACTGGGCCTCCATGGCCACCATCTCCTCCCACTCCCCGCTGGAGGGGCGACCTTTCTCCAACAGCTTCTCAGTGAGCGACGGGCCGCGGGGCTCCAGCTCCGGGGTCCCCTACCTGTACCTGACCCGCATGGAGGTGTCCGTCCAGGACCTGCAG gtgaACCCGGCGGCGTCTCTGTCCATGACCCTGGCTCAGACGGATTACTGTCGTCAGCAGAGCTTCGACCCTCAGAGTCCGCTCTGCGCCCGAGTCCTCCTGTCGGGTTCTGTCGTCCAG GTCAATGACACGGAGGCGGAGTTTGCGAAGAAATCTCTGTTCAGTCGGCACCCGGAGATGATTGATTGGCCGACAGATCACAACTGGTTCTTCGCCAAGTTCAACATCACACAG GTGTGGGTGTTGGATTATTTTGGCGGCGTGAAGACCGTCACTCCGGAGGAATATTTCCAGGCGACGCCGTACAGGAAGCACCACTGA